In Gigantopelta aegis isolate Gae_Host chromosome 2, Gae_host_genome, whole genome shotgun sequence, the sequence GAGATTAGCATACATGACATAcacacaagattttgttcaaacttAACTGTCTTTCTTATTCAATCTGTGCCTACGTGTTACTGAAAactaatttcttcttttttttaaaagtaaactaaTTTATCATAAATGAGTAAGGAATAAAAATCATTAGTAATTCTTCCCAAatgtttaactttaaaacttttttttaatgattaatgcAAGATAATGTACAACAAGctttctgagaatactgctaaagcaatacatgtcccttactgGACCAACAAATGATTGTAgtttctaagttcaagggccataactctgtaaaaaaaaaaagagggtatatttgatctgtaacactaacagtatataataaagctatacaaaacatttcagcACAATATTTCGaggcattgaaaaaaaaacccataaaaaaaacccaccaatatGTGGTACAcaccagtgttctcgctgctccatttaagcggggcggcccaccctgctattgcattttgccgccctcctttcacgttctccgccctcctttatttttctgcgcccctctttattttccagcaccatactatattttacagcacctatctccactatttccaaatgcacacattttttcacacataaaaaaacaacgatcagtctgcacacttgacatcaaaggaaacaatcTGCGTTGTATACgaaaaagcaactgacgaaacatttacgacagttaccgtaacgtaatttatcAATATCTTTAACAACCTCTATTTTgccccatacctgtatccatttgtatgtttttatacacacaataaaagttatattttatttgagcaatgaaaacatttttatttttgacggattcggcaatctccgattgaaaacccccccacttatttggcggcaaatttgtcacatgatcagaacggtcattctgtcttttgtttccactaattACCATCTGATATTTTGTACCCAaatgcagatataattggttgtaactgattttttccagcacctatctccactatttccaaatgcacacttttttccacacataaaaaaaccaCAACGATCAGTgggcacactggacatcaaaggaaacaagctgcattttgtacgaaaaagcaactgacgaaacatttaagacagttaccgtaacgtaatttaaaagtatttttaacagcctctattttgtcccatacctgtatccatttgtatttttaatacaaacaataaaagttatattttatttgagcaatggaaacatttttgttttttatggattcggcaatctccgactgaaaCCTCCCGCCCcacttatttggcaccaaatttgtcatgtgatcagaacggtcactctatcttttgtttccactaactgtcgtctgatattttgtcctcagttacagatataattgattgtaactgatgatttttactttctgtcattatgtttattcagcagttcttataacatattgtaaacttttcattttggggggatatcaccgcttataaaatcaacggaagtggtagtgtttagtattaaaatcattcatcttggttgccaaataatatatacaccgccactacaaaaacgaaactatgttttcgacattaggggatcacacaattgtctgttttgtttttcgtatatcttgaaatctttattaaaataataatattaaaactttgatcggttcagcaaaaccggaactgccagtgaatatcagaccgataacatcttcagttcaattaaaagatgagtctgcttgtatttcgtatacactttttgtaatcaaaataaggagtatgtctttccacaaagtctatcaacacacaacaacatggtaaccacgaaactcccccccccccttttttttttggtttcgttcttttttttccgttttttttttttttttttttaaagaacgaGAATACtgcacacagacagacattaaCCCAACTGTCCCCTCCTGTTGGACTGGTAAGGGACTAATAAGAAAGTGAAAGTGAAAGTACGGACCTATGATACCACAGAGTCTCGTGTTCTGGAAAACAGCTGAGGAGGTCAATgataaaacacatttctttctgtaggATGTCTGCAAACTTGATGGAGAACTTGGAACTCAGTGTGCTGGTCTGCTTGCGAAGCTGGGACAGCAGAAACTGGCGGTACTGGAAACCGCTGTGATCTGAGACGTGACTCGACGCCCATGACTGAGTCAAGTGCAGCTCTGAGAGAAGAATCTGCAACACACAGGTAAAGAAATtttatgttataaataatactttattaccGCAAAAAGGAATTTCTCtaacattgataaaaaaaaaattccaaagcattaaccttctgactactgggttaatttttgacaaaaatcatgttggtacaagtttataacttttactcacaaattttcagttgagtgctcacttcaCATGCTTGCaacgcaggatcgaaccacctcggaggatccattccaaccagtgtactttgctgtctgtgggaaagtgcatataaaagatcccttgctgcttcaaaaaaaatgtagcgggttttcttcgacgactacaggtcaaaattaccaaatgtttgacatccaatagctgatgattaattaatcaatgtgctctagtggtttggttaaacaaaaccaactttaaccaACTTACCGACACACGACAATTAAAGCAGGACTGCAGGACCCAGATTCGATGACTCCAGGCATAGTAATTACAGGCATATTTTGTGGCCGACTCAAGACACACTGTCATTTCTTCCATGAAGTGTTCGCAGGCCCCAGAGTCCGGGTGAGGTATGACGATCTTGTTACTGGGAGGGACGGAATTCGATGTGGGTAAGAAGTTCACGTTGATAAAGTCGAGGTTCACCAAATCCTCCCGTGGTTCGAGGCTGCTGTTACTGGCGTTACTGTCGTTACTCGAGACCAGGCTCTGACCGATCAGCTTCTGTAGCAGCCACCGCCTGCATAAATAGCAAAAATCAGTAAAGTAAAAACAGGAAGAAGTTTgcgttgtttaacgacaccaataaagctaaatgatttattaattatcgagtattgggtgtcaaacattttgtaattctgactcatagtcatcagaggaaacccgctacatttttacattagcagcaagggatcttttatatgcacttccccacagacaggaaagcacataccatggcctttgaccagttgtggtgcactgcttgAAACGAGAAAgaactcaatcagttgaatggatccactgaggtggtttgatcctgcaacacaagcacctcaggtgagcgcttaaccgactgagctaaatctggCCCACGGCAGGAAGGAAGAATGAACGAAAGAGGAACAAAGAGTTTAATAATGAATGGTTCCTTATTATCAGTATATTTTGACAACCCTGGGTATATATGTACCACAATACCTGTGAATAAAAGTCTCTGCACTTTTCGGGTGTTTAGAGAGAATCAGTGCCCCAAACTTGAGGTCGTCTGTCAGAGTGAGGTTGTCTGCTTCTACCATCTCTTTCCTGAACGTAAAGTCAAAATGCTTTTTAATAGAGCTATTAATTGGAGATATACAAAtagtattataaattatttgaacaaaaacatttcttcttcttatatttgttcaaataatgt encodes:
- the LOC121385520 gene encoding protein prenyltransferase alpha subunit repeat-containing protein 1-like isoform X1; this encodes MADQRGARILADLNGCFRKDPLIDEFDFIAVMEPSQNKSPLILLHHKLGFEMWCIPILYKHVYDKLLDWHHKDGAVKFIEPEDVVKLTRAVLLVNPECYTAWNIRKEMVEADNLTLTDDLKFGALILSKHPKSAETFIHRRWLLQKLIGQSLVSSNDSNASNSSLEPREDLVNLDFINVNFLPTSNSVPPSNKIVIPHPDSGACEHFMEEMTVCLESATKYACNYYAWSHRIWVLQSCFNCRVSILLSELHLTQSWASSHVSDHSGFQYRQFLLSQLRKQTSTLSSKFSIKFADILQKEMCFIIDLLSCFPEHETLWYHRRFVFHTLVSLKRVSSPSSNTSLNSNTGQNDDHEYFASNDHVKLKKIKYENDRQTLILEEVTSVQLNFLPKGATGQAANMAKTYKDWIQKCVL
- the LOC121385520 gene encoding protein prenyltransferase alpha subunit repeat-containing protein 1-like isoform X2, with amino-acid sequence MEPSQNKSPLILLHHKLGFEMWCIPILYKHVYDKLLDWHHKDGAVKFIEPEDVVKLTRAVLLVNPECYTAWNIRKEMVEADNLTLTDDLKFGALILSKHPKSAETFIHRRWLLQKLIGQSLVSSNDSNASNSSLEPREDLVNLDFINVNFLPTSNSVPPSNKIVIPHPDSGACEHFMEEMTVCLESATKYACNYYAWSHRIWVLQSCFNCRVSILLSELHLTQSWASSHVSDHSGFQYRQFLLSQLRKQTSTLSSKFSIKFADILQKEMCFIIDLLSCFPEHETLWYHRRFVFHTLVSLKRVSSPSSNTSLNSNTGQNDDHEYFASNDHVKLKKIKYENDRQTLILEEVTSVQLNFLPKGATGQAANMAKTYKDWIQKCVL